One stretch of Paenibacillus sp. FSL R5-0341 DNA includes these proteins:
- a CDS encoding helix-turn-helix domain-containing protein has translation MNNNWFRRLLLSYLPVFFIVTTILFFIFFQVFNEQNRREALKANEFLASQVTQYLDNSLRSIDFKVLREILTNPNLKNYFSVSGSEDVYAGIQAVQVVDELKIEYPLIDSIYLVRYGDGTVFSNGKAVPIEEFPDADFIADSRSRDEQKWAGARAFRAFPSQATEQVITIVRSVGNGKGLVVTNVDLSTLRKSIMQMYDPEFTFVNIFNRSGGNLWDSSMPEGVTASTKTTSGEVFSEFTSSYSGWKVKTGLNNGKIVKLALQFYNIWFAFAVVVVLIGVVWVIYVTRRNYKPIQQIVTLIQTVSSQKQSGLNYGKENEFRFIHTTLERMIDQTRQYREEHEENLILQKKMFFQELLEGTRDFTSTELTAEMRKFKLPELEHRWAVMVVEMDRYDAFVTEYHDQDQSLLKFVLSSILQESARHEGTEVWAEWISDQRLYAILWIPEMEQAEETEHRLLAGYLDRIDQYLNFTVTIGVGRVAVDIRGLRASLKEAVHALEYKAVLGMNRIIPCSDVPNSTNDVYEFLKTISLLVQAMRLSDDVWEKHFERLFEQISESVLSRQEIMNTIQLLFQHYNREFAELPREYQESWAAIFTPLLPRLEGWETLDDLRELCWEGFRELALQMQTLHCSRKHRSHILEIRKYIEEHYNNPDLSLNYLSDLFDINPKYLSKLFKDEIGEKFVDLLISHRIEKAKLLMQETDKAIQEISEEVGYTNYNSFNRAFKNVVGVAPSDYRKAM, from the coding sequence ATGAATAACAATTGGTTTAGGCGTTTGCTGTTATCGTATCTGCCTGTTTTCTTTATTGTGACGACCATTTTATTCTTTATTTTCTTTCAGGTATTCAATGAACAGAATCGTAGAGAAGCGCTTAAGGCGAATGAATTCCTTGCCTCACAGGTCACGCAATATCTGGACAACTCCCTGCGTTCTATCGACTTCAAGGTACTGCGTGAAATTTTGACCAACCCTAACTTGAAGAATTATTTCTCGGTATCTGGCAGCGAAGATGTGTATGCAGGCATTCAGGCGGTCCAGGTAGTTGATGAATTGAAAATAGAGTATCCGCTGATCGATTCGATATATCTCGTTCGATATGGAGATGGCACGGTCTTCAGTAACGGGAAGGCTGTTCCGATTGAAGAGTTCCCGGATGCAGACTTCATTGCAGATAGCCGGTCAAGGGATGAACAGAAATGGGCAGGAGCACGAGCGTTCAGGGCTTTTCCTTCGCAAGCGACGGAGCAGGTGATTACGATTGTGCGAAGTGTAGGGAACGGCAAAGGACTTGTGGTCACGAACGTGGATCTGAGTACCTTGAGAAAATCCATCATGCAGATGTATGATCCAGAATTTACGTTCGTGAACATCTTCAACCGATCAGGCGGCAATCTGTGGGATAGCAGCATGCCAGAAGGGGTTACAGCTTCTACTAAAACCACTTCGGGAGAAGTCTTCTCCGAATTTACGTCGAGTTACAGTGGTTGGAAGGTGAAGACAGGTCTCAACAATGGCAAAATCGTCAAATTGGCTCTGCAATTTTATAATATCTGGTTTGCCTTTGCTGTAGTGGTTGTGTTAATTGGCGTGGTATGGGTGATCTATGTGACCCGCAGAAACTACAAGCCGATTCAGCAGATTGTCACGTTAATTCAGACCGTCTCTTCACAGAAGCAATCGGGGCTGAACTATGGCAAAGAGAATGAGTTCCGATTCATCCATACAACGCTGGAACGCATGATTGATCAGACGAGACAATATCGGGAGGAGCATGAAGAGAATCTGATTTTGCAGAAAAAAATGTTCTTTCAGGAGTTGCTGGAGGGCACACGAGACTTTACGAGCACGGAGCTGACAGCAGAGATGAGGAAGTTCAAACTGCCTGAGCTGGAGCATCGTTGGGCCGTCATGGTAGTCGAGATGGATCGGTATGATGCATTTGTAACGGAGTATCATGATCAGGACCAATCCCTCCTGAAATTCGTGTTATCCAGTATTCTGCAGGAGAGTGCGCGTCATGAAGGAACGGAAGTATGGGCTGAATGGATCTCCGATCAGCGTCTGTACGCTATCCTCTGGATTCCGGAAATGGAACAGGCTGAGGAGACCGAGCATCGATTGCTCGCTGGTTATCTGGACAGAATCGATCAGTATCTGAACTTCACCGTGACCATCGGTGTTGGTCGGGTCGCTGTCGATATTCGGGGACTGAGAGCTTCATTGAAAGAAGCTGTGCACGCGCTGGAGTACAAGGCTGTACTGGGGATGAATCGCATCATTCCGTGTAGCGATGTACCGAATTCGACCAATGATGTGTATGAGTTCCTGAAGACCATCTCACTGCTGGTGCAGGCGATGCGCTTATCGGACGATGTGTGGGAAAAGCATTTTGAAAGACTATTTGAACAGATTAGTGAGTCCGTCCTGTCCCGGCAGGAGATTATGAATACGATCCAATTGTTATTTCAACATTACAATCGGGAATTCGCCGAACTTCCACGAGAGTACCAGGAGTCGTGGGCTGCTATATTCACCCCACTTCTGCCAAGGCTTGAGGGCTGGGAAACGTTAGACGATCTGCGTGAGCTGTGCTGGGAAGGGTTCAGGGAACTGGCGCTGCAGATGCAGACGCTGCATTGTTCTCGAAAACACAGATCACATATTCTGGAGATTCGCAAATATATCGAAGAGCATTACAACAATCCTGATCTGTCGCTGAACTACCTTAGTGATCTATTCGATATTAATCCGAAGTATCTGAGCAAGCTTTTCAAGGATGAGATTGGGGAGAAGTTTGTGGATCTGCTCATTAGTCATCGCATCGAAAAAGCCAAGCTGCTCATGCAGGAGACCGATAAGGCTATTCAGGAGATCAGTGAGGAAGTGGGATACACGAACTATAATTCCTTCAACCGGGCTTTCAAGAACGTGGTGGGTGTGGCACCGAGTGACTACCGCAAAGCCATGTGA